From a single Oncorhynchus tshawytscha isolate Ot180627B linkage group LG29, Otsh_v2.0, whole genome shotgun sequence genomic region:
- the LOC112247537 gene encoding zinc finger protein Xfin-like isoform X1, with translation MEIHKCIVRGCANQSDAIIHYSLPEEPRRRQRWLQFINGSNPGEQIPDVSRLCGDHFPEECFTKLDLGFTTRLILNLDAIPSIYSSDKTSAYRKHTVYTERAKGTGMVEGKMAGIKEEPVDRELDSQVNRWNNLLGSLSKSFSSIKEEDVGEDESIAESYDQIRVVKIGDSHTGERKDDGGEYGMEYSHTHPYEGEDGGYDAMVTELHRKEKMNVTAREGEVEGVFVIENSNPEEEEECREYVAGKEVWQMEEGGESRMVEMWGEKGKRRKLPGPQWWRYEQERRKTQEDEWKMIAEKAREEERERQKGQTVEGKKRVAGFRCPQCSNTFQYRSELLEHKTVCCTNAKHACPVPLCPQIYRCKASLRTHICLHHVKEDNKEEKDLDAIRKARGVGEHQNKYQPSHKKFFCPLCNTYYRNQIVLDKHSRSHTSLHKVMLCCSFCSVEMLNKCTMKKHYNTEHPGRVPRCEMCERNFSSIDIFLAHQFRHVAVTPYYCYECHIYQLTQRGLTVHLKNHALRRNQKQLDQQSGKINKPDNTGNHSTAPLKKSPSPLPNNHAHLQDNHAHLQEIKEEFITK, from the exons ATGGAAATCCATAAATGCATTGTTAGAGGATGCGCCAATCAATCGGACGCAATTATTCATTACAGTTTACCAGAGGAACCCCGGAGACGCCAACGGTGGCTACAGTTTATCAATGGAAGCAACCCGGGAGAGCAAATTCCAGATGTTTCCCGTTTATGTGGCGACCACTTTCCAGAAGAGTGCTTCACAAAACTTGATCTCGGTTTCACCACGAGGTTAATATTAAATCTTGACGCAATCCCATCGATTTATTCCTCTGATAAAACATCGGCTTATCGGAAACACACG GTGTACACTGAGAGGGCGAAGGGGACTGGGATGGTGGAAGGCAAAATGGCCGGCATCAAGGAGGAGCCAGTGGACAGGGAGTTGGATTCGCAGGTGAATCGCTGGAACAATTTGTTGGGTTCACTCAGCAAGTCGTTTAGTTCAATCAAAGAGGAAGATGTTGGGGAGGATGAGAGCATTGCAGAGAGCTATGACCAGATTAGAGTGGTGAAAATAGGAGACTCgcacacaggagagaggaaggatgaTGGAGGAGAGTATGGGATGgaatactcacacactcacccatatgaaggagaggatggaggctATGATGCCATGGTAACAGAGCTTCACAGGAAAGAGAAAATGAATGTGACGGCAcgtgagggggaggtggagggagtgttTGTGATAGAAAACTCAAacccagaggaggaggaagaatgtAGAGAATATGTGGCAGGGAAGGAGGTATGGCagatggaggaagggggagagagcaggATGGTAGAGATGTGGGGGGAAAAGGGGAAACGGAGAAAGCTTCCAGGGCCGCAATGGTGGAGATATGAGCAAGAGAGGAGGAAAACCCAGGAAGACGAATGGAAGATGATTGCAGAGAAggcgagggaggaagagagggagagacagaaaggtcAGACTGTGGAGGGGAAAAAGAGGGTGGCAGGGTTCCGCTGCCCACAGTGCAGCAACACCTTCCAGTACCGAAGCGAGTTACTGGAGCATAAAACCGTCTGCTGCACTAATGCGAAACACGCCTGCCCAGTGCCACTCTGCCCCCAAATCTACCGATGCAAGGCTTCCCTGAGGACTCACATTTGCTTGCACCATGTGAAGGAGGACAACAAGGAGGAAAAGGATTTGGATGCTATCCGGAAAGCCAGAGGAGTCGGGGAGCATCAGAATAAATACCAACCCAGCCATAAGAAATTCTTCTGCCCACTCTGCAATACATACTACAGAAACCAGATAGTCCTCGACAAGCACTCTCGTAGTCACACCAGTCTCCACAAAGTGATGTTGTGCTGCTCCTTCTGCTCTGTGGAGATGCTGAATAAATGCACAATGAAAAAGCACTACAACACGGAACACCCAGGCAGGGTCCCGCGCTGTGAGATGTGTGAAAGAAACTTCTCCTCGATCGACATCTTTCTAGCACATCAGTTTAGACACGTGGCCGTGACTCCTTACTACTGCTATGAGTGTCACATCTACCAGCTCACCCAGAGGGGCCTCACTGTCCACCTGAAAAACCACGCTCTCAGACGTAACCAGAAGCAGCTAGACCAGCAGTCTGGGAAAATCAACAAACCTGACAATACAGGGAATCATAGTACAGCCCCTCTGAAGAAAAGTCCCTCCCCTCTACCAAACAACCATGCACATCTACAAGATAACCACGCCCATCTACAAGAGATCAAAGAAGAATTTATTACCAAATAA
- the LOC112247537 gene encoding zinc finger protein Xfin-like isoform X2: MVEGKMAGIKEEPVDRELDSQVNRWNNLLGSLSKSFSSIKEEDVGEDESIAESYDQIRVVKIGDSHTGERKDDGGEYGMEYSHTHPYEGEDGGYDAMVTELHRKEKMNVTAREGEVEGVFVIENSNPEEEEECREYVAGKEVWQMEEGGESRMVEMWGEKGKRRKLPGPQWWRYEQERRKTQEDEWKMIAEKAREEERERQKGQTVEGKKRVAGFRCPQCSNTFQYRSELLEHKTVCCTNAKHACPVPLCPQIYRCKASLRTHICLHHVKEDNKEEKDLDAIRKARGVGEHQNKYQPSHKKFFCPLCNTYYRNQIVLDKHSRSHTSLHKVMLCCSFCSVEMLNKCTMKKHYNTEHPGRVPRCEMCERNFSSIDIFLAHQFRHVAVTPYYCYECHIYQLTQRGLTVHLKNHALRRNQKQLDQQSGKINKPDNTGNHSTAPLKKSPSPLPNNHAHLQDNHAHLQEIKEEFITK; encoded by the coding sequence ATGGTGGAAGGCAAAATGGCCGGCATCAAGGAGGAGCCAGTGGACAGGGAGTTGGATTCGCAGGTGAATCGCTGGAACAATTTGTTGGGTTCACTCAGCAAGTCGTTTAGTTCAATCAAAGAGGAAGATGTTGGGGAGGATGAGAGCATTGCAGAGAGCTATGACCAGATTAGAGTGGTGAAAATAGGAGACTCgcacacaggagagaggaaggatgaTGGAGGAGAGTATGGGATGgaatactcacacactcacccatatgaaggagaggatggaggctATGATGCCATGGTAACAGAGCTTCACAGGAAAGAGAAAATGAATGTGACGGCAcgtgagggggaggtggagggagtgttTGTGATAGAAAACTCAAacccagaggaggaggaagaatgtAGAGAATATGTGGCAGGGAAGGAGGTATGGCagatggaggaagggggagagagcaggATGGTAGAGATGTGGGGGGAAAAGGGGAAACGGAGAAAGCTTCCAGGGCCGCAATGGTGGAGATATGAGCAAGAGAGGAGGAAAACCCAGGAAGACGAATGGAAGATGATTGCAGAGAAggcgagggaggaagagagggagagacagaaaggtcAGACTGTGGAGGGGAAAAAGAGGGTGGCAGGGTTCCGCTGCCCACAGTGCAGCAACACCTTCCAGTACCGAAGCGAGTTACTGGAGCATAAAACCGTCTGCTGCACTAATGCGAAACACGCCTGCCCAGTGCCACTCTGCCCCCAAATCTACCGATGCAAGGCTTCCCTGAGGACTCACATTTGCTTGCACCATGTGAAGGAGGACAACAAGGAGGAAAAGGATTTGGATGCTATCCGGAAAGCCAGAGGAGTCGGGGAGCATCAGAATAAATACCAACCCAGCCATAAGAAATTCTTCTGCCCACTCTGCAATACATACTACAGAAACCAGATAGTCCTCGACAAGCACTCTCGTAGTCACACCAGTCTCCACAAAGTGATGTTGTGCTGCTCCTTCTGCTCTGTGGAGATGCTGAATAAATGCACAATGAAAAAGCACTACAACACGGAACACCCAGGCAGGGTCCCGCGCTGTGAGATGTGTGAAAGAAACTTCTCCTCGATCGACATCTTTCTAGCACATCAGTTTAGACACGTGGCCGTGACTCCTTACTACTGCTATGAGTGTCACATCTACCAGCTCACCCAGAGGGGCCTCACTGTCCACCTGAAAAACCACGCTCTCAGACGTAACCAGAAGCAGCTAGACCAGCAGTCTGGGAAAATCAACAAACCTGACAATACAGGGAATCATAGTACAGCCCCTCTGAAGAAAAGTCCCTCCCCTCTACCAAACAACCATGCACATCTACAAGATAACCACGCCCATCTACAAGAGATCAAAGAAGAATTTATTACCAAATAA